The Microbacterium schleiferi genome contains the following window.
GCAGGTGATGTTCGAACACGGGGTCGAACGCGGGGCCGACAGTCTGGGACTCGGACAGTGGCCCGGCGCGGTGACCGAGCTCGACGCTCCCGTCCTGCCGCACATGGGGTGGAACACCGTCGAGGCCGGCTCAGGCTCGACGCTGTTTCGCGGGATCGAATCGGAACGGTTCTACTTCGTCCACTCTTACGCGGCGCAGCACTGGACCCTCCCGTCGCAGGAGCCCTTCCCGAGCGCGGTCGTCACGTGGGCCACGCACGGCGTCCCGTTTGTGGCAGCAGTGGAGAACGGCCCGCTGGCGGCGACGCAGTTCCATCCCGAGAAATCGGGCGAGGCGGGCATCCGGTTGCTGGCGAATTGGATCGCGAGCCTTCCCGCGGCTACCCTCTGAACTCGTGCCTGCCTCCGAGAGTCATCGGCGTGCCGCGGGCTCCGTGAACCCGCCCGAGGAACCATGAACGACTTCGCGTCAACGCCCGAATTGATCCTGCTGCCCGCCGTCGATGTCGCCGATGGCAAGGCGGTGCGCCTCACGCAGGGTGCCGCGGGGTCGGAGACGAGCTACGGCGACCCGGTGGAGGCCGCCGTCGACTGGGCTCGGCAGGGCGCGCAGTGGATCCACCTGGTCGATCTGGATGCCGCCTTCGGCCGCGGCAGCAACGTCGGCGTCATTCGCAAGGTCATCAAGCAGGTCAAGGGCGTGCACGTCGAGGTATCGGGCGGCATCCGGGATGACCGCAGCCTCGAGCTTGCGATCGAGTATGGCGCAGAGCGCGTCAACCTCGGCACCGCCGCACTCGAGAACCCGGAGTGGGCGGCCGACGTGATCGGGCGGTACGGCGAGCTGGTTGCCGTCGGACTGGATGTTCGGGGAACGACCCTCGCCGCCCGCGGCTGGACGCAGGAGGGCGGCGACCTGTGGGCGGTGCTCGACCGTCTCGAGGATGCCGGATGCAGTCGCTACGTCGTCACCGACGTCACCAAGGACGGGACGCTGCGCGGCCCGAATCTCGACCTGCTTCGTGAGGTCACCACACGCACCCCCAAGCCGGTGATCGCGTCGGGCGGGGTGGCGACCCTGGATGACATCGCCGCGCTGCGCGAGCTCGTTCCGCTCGGTGTCGAGGGAGCCATCGTCGGGAAGGCGCTGTACTCGGGTGCCTTCACCCTGGCCGAGGCGCTGGATGTCGCCGGAGGCTGACGATCGGTGCACCGGCGGTTCCGCTGCTGACGCACCACGACACACTGCAGACTCCGCCGGGTTTCCCTGGGAAGGTCGCAGCTTCGAGGCGAACCCGTTCTCCGGTGACGATGGATCGGCCGATCCCGAGCTCGTCAGCGCGATCGAGCGATTCCGGGCGGGTCAGGCTCCCGTCGGTGCGGTGATCGATGCGTACCGGTCGGCGCGCCTGTTGATCCCCCTCATCGCCGAGAAGGGCGACGAGGGTGTCGGCGCTCACGGGTTGACCGTCGACAAGACGCAGGAGCTGTCGATCGTCACCGTTGCCGCGCCCGACGGCAGGCGTGTGCTGCCGGTGTTCTCGTCGGTCGCGGCGATGAGCGTGTGGGATACGGCGGCCCGTCCCGTTCCGGCCGACGGCGTGCGCACCGCCGCGGCAGCCGTCGACGACGGCACAGACTGGATCGTCCTCGATCCCGGTTCCGAAACCGAGTTCGTCATCCGTCGCCCCGCCGTATGGGCTATCGCGCAGGGTCAGGCGTGGGAGCCTGCCCACACGTCGCCCGAGGTCTTCGCCGGATTTCAGGAGAGCATCGGCGCGGAGCTTGCCGTTCTCGATCTGTCGCTGGCGCCCGCCGACCCGCTCGCGCGGGGGAGAGGGCCCGAGGTGCAGGTCCAGCTGGACATCATGCCGGGCCTTGACCGCGAGGAGCTCGATGCCGTGCTGCAGCGGCTCGCGAAGCGCTGGTCGACGGATGACCGCATCGCGGTTCTCGTGGACTCCCTGGCCGTGAAGATCCGGCGCTCCCAGGCCTGAGGTCTCGCGCACGGGGGCGGCGCCATCCGGCTGGCGTGTCGACTCTGGTCAGGTGACCGGACCGGTCCACTTCTCGCCCGGCCCCTTGCCGATCGGATCGGGAATGACGGATGCCTCGCGAAACGCGAGTTGCAGGGATCGGAGGCCATCGCGCAGGGAGCGAGCGTGCATGTCGCTGATCTCCGGGGCGCCTGCCGTGATCAAGCCCGCGAGAGCGTTGATGAGCTTTCGAGCCTCGTCGAGGTCCTTCTGCCGGTCGGGGTCGTCGGCCAGGCCGACCTTCACGGCGGCTGCGCTCATGAGGTGCACGGCGGTGGTCGTGATGACCTCGACCGCGGGCACGTCGGCGATGTCTCGGGACGCCGAAGCGGCGGCTTGGGCATCCTCTTCCCAGCGCTGCTCGCGCTCGCGGTCTCGGCGGTCGGCCGATTCGCTGTCGGATGGTGCGGGGTCGGGAGAACCGGGAATCGTCGACACGTGTTGCCTTCTGCTAGACTCGTGCGGGCTCCGGAGCCTTGTGCCCCGGACACGAAAGAGGATCACATCCCACCCGCGCTTGCCGCTCAAGGCTACCGGGTCCACGCACTCCGCTTCGTTTCACAACCTGGTTGTCAGATGAGGTCGTGCTCGAGGAACTCTCGGGCAGCAGGGTGCAGAAAAGCCGGTGCATTGCGTCGTGCGGGTGGAGTGTTCTGATCTCACCCGCGGCGCACCCCGTGTCGCGGTGCCTTACACCCGCACGAAGAGGAGTTCCGCATCAGCGATCCCCGCATCAACGAGCGCATTCGCGTGCCTGAGGTCCGTTTGGTCGGTCCCGGCGGCGAACAGGTCGGTGTCGTTCGCATCGAAGTCGCGCAGCGTCTGGCTCAGGAAGCCGATCTCGATCTCGTCGAGGTCGCTCCGAACTCGAAGCCGCCCGTGGTCAAGATCATGGACTACGGCAAGTTCAAGTACGAGGCTGCGCAGAAGGCGAAGGAAGCGCGACGCAATCAGGCCAACACGGTCCTGAAGGAAGTCCGGTTCCGCCTGAAGATCGAGCCGCACGACTACGAAACCAAGCGCAAGCACGCGGAGTCGTTCCTGAAGGCCGGCGACAAGGTCAAGGCAATGATCCTGTTCCGTGGTCGCGAGCAGTCGCGTCCCGAGCAGGGTGTGCGCCTGCTGCGCCGGTTCGCAGAGGACGTCGCCGAGTTCGGCACCGTGGAATCGAACCCCACGATCGACGGCCGCAACATGACGATGGTGATCGCACCGCACAAGAACAAGTCCGAGGCGAAGGCAGAGCAGAACGCTCAGCGCGCAGCCACCAAGGAAGCGGCACGCCAGACCGCCCGCGGTGATGCCTCCGAGCCCACGGCCGCTCCCGCCGAGTAGGCCCCCAGACTCCCGCCCGGCGGGAACCACAACGAAGGAACAGAAGATGCCGAAGCAGAAGACCCACTCGGGTGCCAAGAAGCGCTTCAAGGTCACCGGAACCGGGAAGATCAAGAAGCAGCAGGCGGGCCTCCGCCACAACTTCGAGGGCAAGCCCACCAAGCGCACGCGCCGCCTGTCGGCGGACAAGATGCTCGCCCCCGGTGACGCGAAAGTCGCCAAGAAGCTCCTCGGCATCTGAGCGCCACGGTACGAACAGGAACGAAACGAAATGGCTAGAGTCAAGCGGGCTGTCAACGCCCACAAGAAGCGTCGCGTCATCCTTGAGCGCGCGTCCGGTTACCGCGGGCAGCGCTCGCGCCTGTACCGCAAGGCGAAGGAGCAGGTCACCCACTCGCTCGTCTACGCGTACCGCGACCGCCGCAAGCGTAAGGGCGACTTCCGTCGTCTGTGGATCCAGCGCATCAACGCCGCGAGCCGCCAGAACGGCCTCACCTACAACCGCTTCATCCAGGGCCTGAACCTGGCTGGCGTCCAGGTCGACCGTCGCATGCTCGCCGAGCTCGCGGTCAACGAGCCGGCGGTGTTCGCCTCGCTCGTCGACACCGCGAAGAAGGCGCTGCCCAGCGACGTCAACGCACCCAAGTCGGCCTGACCGGTCCGTTCTTCGACGAAGGGCGTCTCCCGTAGGGGAGGCGCCCTTCGTCGTGCGTGCGCCGCGCGTCGTCCACTGGCATCAACCGGCTCGGCGGTGCCTCTAAACTGGGCGCGTGCTGGAGAACCCGCGATCCCCGCGCGTACGCGCGGTCGCGAAGCTGTCCAAGCGCAGCGCCCGCCACGAGACCGGACTCTTCTTGCTCGAGGGCCCGCAGTCCGTCCGAGAGGCTCTCACGTACCGCCCGGACGCGCTCGTCGAGCTGTACGCGACGCCGGCCGCGCTGGACCGGCACACCGACATCCGTGACGCGGCACGAACCGCGGGTCTGGATCCCGACCTGGCCAGCGAAGCGGTCCTGGATGCCATGGCCGATACGGTGACGCCTCAGGGGATCATCGCGGTCGCGCGTCAGACGCCGTCCACCGTGGCCGAGGTGTTCGCCGCTCTGCCGCGCCTGGTCGCGATCTGCGAGCAGGTGCGCGATCCCGGGAATCTTGGCACCATCATCCGTGCCGCGGACGCTGCGGGAGCCGATGCTGTTGTGCTCACGGGCAAGTCGGTCGACCCCTACAACCCGAAGGTCGTGCGCTCCACGACCGGTTCCCTGTTCCACCTGCCGATCGCGGTGGGAGTCGAGCTGTCGGAGGCTGTCGAGCGGGCGCACGCGGCAGGGGTTCGGGTCGTCGCCGCGGATGTCGACGGGACCGACTTCCTCGCATCGCGTGACGTGCTGGCAGAGCCCACGGCGTGGCTGTTCGGCAACGAAGCACGCGGTCTTGAAGAGGATGCCCTGTCGCACGCCGATCTGTCTCTGCGTCTGCCGATCTATGGCAAGGCCGAGTCGCTCAATCTCGCGACGGCGGCGAGCGTGTGTCTCTACGAGACGGCCTTCGCCCAGCGCTCCATCCGGGTGGGTTCCCTCGGCTGATCGCGCGTTCTGGCCTCGGTAGACTCGACTCTCGTGTCCGACGCCCCAGAGATCACCCCCGAGGCCGTAGCGGCGGCGACCGATGCGGCTCTTGCCGCGATCGCCGCTGCCGCCGACTCCGCCGCCCTCAAGTCCGCTCGCGCGGCTCACGTCGGCGACGGGTCGCCGCTTGCTCGCCTGAACGCCAGGTTGCGTGATGTGGCTCCGGAACGCAAAGCCGAGTTCGGCAAGCTCATCGGGCAAGCGCGCGGCCGGGTGACCCAAGCGCTCGCGGCGCGCGAGGCCGAGATCGAGGCGGCGGAGCTCACCGCGCGGCTCGAGGCCGAGGCGATCGACATCACGGCGCTGCCGACGCGTGCGCGCGTCGGCGCGCGGCATCCGTTGACCCTCCTGCAGGAGGAGATCTCGGACGTCTTCGTCGGTATGGGGTGGGAGGTCGCGGAGGGCCCCGAGCTCGAGCACGAGTGGTTCAACTTCGACGCCCTGAACTTCGACGTCGACCACCCGGCACGCCAGATGCAGGACACCTTCTTCGTCGACCCCGTCGAGCGCCACCTCGTGATGCGCACGCACACGAGTCCCGTGCAGGTGCGCTCGATGCTCGATCGCGAGCTCCCGGTCTACGTCGTGTGCCCGGGACGGGTGTACCGCACCGACGAGTTCGATGCCACCCACCTGCCGGTGTTCTCGCAGGTCGAGGGCCTCGTGATCGACAGGGGCATCACGATGGCGCACCTCAAGGGCACCCTGGATCACTTCGCGCGCGTCCTGTTCGGCCCGGAGGCAAAGACACGCCTGCGCACGAACTACTTCCCCTTCACCGAGCCCAGCGCTGAGCTCGACCTCTGGCATCCGACCTTCAAGGGCGGCGCGCGCTGGATCGAGTGGGGCGGCTGCGGGATGGTGAACCCGAACGTCCTCCGCGCGGCGGGAATCGACCCCGAGGAGTACTCCGGTTTCGCGTTCGGGATGGGGATCGAGCGCACGCTCATGTTCCGCAGCGATGTGAAAGACATGCGCGACATGGCCGAGGGCGATGTGCGCTTCAGCGAGCAGTTCGGGATGGTGGTGTGATGCGCGTTCCGCTCTCGTGGCTCCGCGAGTTCGTCGAGGTCCCCTCCGAAGCCACCCCCGAGGATGTCTTGGCGTCACTGGTCTCGGTGGGCTTCGAAGAGGAGGACATCCACCGATTCGAGCTGTCGGGCCCGATCGTCGTCGGTGAGGTTCTCGCGTTCGTCGAGGAGCCCCAGTCCAACGGCAAGACCATCCGGTGGTGCCAGGTGCGGGTCGCGAGCGGCGAGGGTACGGATGCCGAGCCCGCGGTCCGCGGCATCGTCTGCGGCGCGAGCAACTTCTTCGTCGGCGACAAGGTCGTCGTGACCCTTCCCGGCTCGGTGCTTCCCGGCCCGTTCCCGATTGCGGCGCGCAAGACCTATGGACACGTCTCGGACGGCATGATCGCCTCGGCCAAGGAGCTCGGGCTCGGTCAAGAGCACTCGGGCATCCTGCGCCTGGTGGAGATCGGCGTCGATGCGCCGGTCGGTTCGGACGCGATAGCCCTGCTCGGGTTGGACGACGAGGCAGTCGAGATCAACGTGACCCCCGACCGCGGGTACGCGCTCTCGATCCGCGGCGTTGCGCGGGAGTATTCGCACGCCACGGGCGCGACCTTCCGCGACCCCGCGGACAGGCCGTGGGATGAGGTCGACCCGGGCGAGGGCTTCTCGATCACCGTCGACGACGCGAACCCCATCCGCGGCCGCGTCGGCGCTTCCGAGTTCGTCGCGCGGCTCGTTCGCGACGTGGATGCTGCCAAGCCGACGCCCCCGTGGATGATCACCCGGCTCGCTCTTGCCGGTGTGCGCCCGCTCGGCATCCTGATTGACATCACGAACTACGTGATGCTCGAGCTCGGCAACCCGATCCACGGGTACGACTACGACGCCCTCCGGGGCGGAATCACCGTTCGTCGCGCTCGCGCCGGCGAGAAGCTCGAGACCCTCGACGGACAGGTGCGCACCCTCAGCACGGAGGACCTGCTCATCACCGATGAGTCGGGCCCGATCGGCCTCGCGGGCGTGATGGGCGGCGCCACGACCGAGATGGGGTCAGCGACCCGCACCGTGCTCATCGAAGCCGCCACGTTCGATCCCGTGTCGATCGCGCGGACGGCCCGCCGGCATAAGCTGCCGTCCGAAGCCTCGCGGCGTTTCGAGCGCGGCGTCGACCCCGCGATTCCGTTCGTCGCCGCCCGTCGGGTTGCCGACCTCATGGTCCAGCTGGCCGGCGGGACACTGGACACCGCGTTCGGCGGTGCCCTGCGTGCCGGGCATGAACAGCCCGCGATCGAGCTGCCCCGCGGGTTCGTCTCGGGGCTGATCGGCGTCGACTACACGGTTGACCAGATCGTGGAGGCCCTGCGGCTGATCGGCTGTGACATCCAGGATGCCGACAGCGACGCGAGCGCACCGTGGCTCGTCTTCCCGCCGTCGTGGCGACCTGACCTGACCGACCGGTGGACGCTTGCCGAAGAGGTGGCGCGCATCCACGGGCTCGACCAGGTGCCCTCGGTCCTCCCCACCCCACCCTCCGGGCGCGGGCTGACTGCCGCGCAGCGTGCGCGGCGTCGGGTGTCGAACGCTCTGGCTGCCGCCGGCTACGTCGAGACGCCCTCGTTCCCGTTCGCCACGGCCGAGAGCAACGACCTCCACGGCAGCGCTGACGGGCGGCGCCTCCCGAGCATCAAACTCGCGAACCCCCTCGACGGGCAGCTGCCCTACCTTCGGCGTTCGCTCATCCCGGGGCTGTTGCAGGTTGCGCACCGGAACCTCTCCCGCGGGCTCGTGGATCTCGCACTCTTCGAGACCGGTGTCGTGTTCGTGCCGGCAGACGGCGTGGAGTACGGCACGCCGTTCGTTCCGCCGCTGGGGGTCCGACCCGATGCGGCGACCCTCGCGGCCCTGGACGCGTCGATTCCCTCGCAGCCGCGCCACGTCGCGATCCTGCTGACGGGGATGCGGGTGTCGAAGCAGCCAGGCCAGGCGGCCGAGGCGGCAGACCTCGCCGATGTCATCGACGCGGTTCGCACGGTCGCCGCCGCAGCGGGCGTCGAGGTGACGATCGATCAGACGCGGCGCGCCGCGCTGCATCCCGGCCGAGCAGGCACCGTGCGTGTCGGTGAGGTCGCGGTGGGCTATGTCGGCGAGCTCCTGCCCTCCGTCGCCGCCGATGCCGACCTACCGGGTCGTGTCGTCGTCGCCGAGCTGGACCTTGACCTCATGCTCTCGCTCGCGGGGGAGCGGGTCGTGGCAGCATCCCTGTCGGGGTTCCCGGCGGCGACGCAGGATGTGTCGCTCGTCGTGTCGGCGACGGTTCCTGCGGCAGAGGTCGAAGCGGCGCTCGTGTCGGGCGCCGGCGATCTGCTCGAGGCGGTGCGACTCGTGGACGACTACCGCGGGTCCGGTGTCGCAGAGGGGACGAAGAGTCTGACCTTCGCGCTGCGCTTCCGCGCCCCTGACCGCACGCTCACGGCTGCGGAGGCGACCGAGGCCAAGCTCGCCGGCGTTGCCGTCGCCGAGGATCGCTTTCAGGCTCACATCCGGGAGTGAGCAGCATCCCCCGGGGCCGTCCCGGGCGCGTCGTGAGGGGGCGGCGCGGGCTCGGCTCCCACGCGGGCGGAGCTGGGCCGCTACGCTGGCCACGGGTCAGGGCGGAGGCGCCGGGCCTCAGCCGTGACACACCGACCGCTTAAGGAGCTGCGCCGATGTCGTCGTTCCTCTATCGGGTAGGCAGGTTCGCGGCCCGCCGACGGTGGACGGTCATCGTCCTGTGGATCGCCGTGGTCGTCGGCGCCTCAACGCTGGCTGGCGTGCTCGGCAACCATCTGCAGTCGAGCTTCACCGTGCCCGGTACACAAGCGCAGTCGGCTCTGGATGCCCTGGAACAGCGCTTTCCGCAGATCAGCGGCGCCAGCGCGAAGGTCGTCGTCGCGGCGCCCTCGGGT
Protein-coding sequences here:
- a CDS encoding DUF1844 domain-containing protein; this translates as MSTIPGSPDPAPSDSESADRRDREREQRWEEDAQAAASASRDIADVPAVEVITTTAVHLMSAAAVKVGLADDPDRQKDLDEARKLINALAGLITAGAPEISDMHARSLRDGLRSLQLAFREASVIPDPIGKGPGEKWTGPVT
- a CDS encoding SseB family protein, which translates into the protein MSPEADDRCTGGSAADAPRHTADSAGFPWEGRSFEANPFSGDDGSADPELVSAIERFRAGQAPVGAVIDAYRSARLLIPLIAEKGDEGVGAHGLTVDKTQELSIVTVAAPDGRRVLPVFSSVAAMSVWDTAARPVPADGVRTAAAAVDDGTDWIVLDPGSETEFVIRRPAVWAIAQGQAWEPAHTSPEVFAGFQESIGAELAVLDLSLAPADPLARGRGPEVQVQLDIMPGLDREELDAVLQRLAKRWSTDDRIAVLVDSLAVKIRRSQA
- the infC gene encoding translation initiation factor IF-3 codes for the protein MPEVRLVGPGGEQVGVVRIEVAQRLAQEADLDLVEVAPNSKPPVVKIMDYGKFKYEAAQKAKEARRNQANTVLKEVRFRLKIEPHDYETKRKHAESFLKAGDKVKAMILFRGREQSRPEQGVRLLRRFAEDVAEFGTVESNPTIDGRNMTMVIAPHKNKSEAKAEQNAQRAATKEAARQTARGDASEPTAAPAE
- the pheS gene encoding phenylalanine--tRNA ligase subunit alpha is translated as MSDAPEITPEAVAAATDAALAAIAAAADSAALKSARAAHVGDGSPLARLNARLRDVAPERKAEFGKLIGQARGRVTQALAAREAEIEAAELTARLEAEAIDITALPTRARVGARHPLTLLQEEISDVFVGMGWEVAEGPELEHEWFNFDALNFDVDHPARQMQDTFFVDPVERHLVMRTHTSPVQVRSMLDRELPVYVVCPGRVYRTDEFDATHLPVFSQVEGLVIDRGITMAHLKGTLDHFARVLFGPEAKTRLRTNYFPFTEPSAELDLWHPTFKGGARWIEWGGCGMVNPNVLRAAGIDPEEYSGFAFGMGIERTLMFRSDVKDMRDMAEGDVRFSEQFGMVV
- the rpmI gene encoding 50S ribosomal protein L35, whose product is MPKQKTHSGAKKRFKVTGTGKIKKQQAGLRHNFEGKPTKRTRRLSADKMLAPGDAKVAKKLLGI
- the hisH gene encoding imidazole glycerol phosphate synthase subunit HisH: MTATPSSAARPTVAVLDYGSGNVHSAVKALALAGADARLTDDLDAIMAADGLVVPGVGAFRSVVDALRESRADQLIERRVAGGLPVLGICVGMQVMFEHGVERGADSLGLGQWPGAVTELDAPVLPHMGWNTVEAGSGSTLFRGIESERFYFVHSYAAQHWTLPSQEPFPSAVVTWATHGVPFVAAVENGPLAATQFHPEKSGEAGIRLLANWIASLPAATL
- the pheT gene encoding phenylalanine--tRNA ligase subunit beta, with product MRVPLSWLREFVEVPSEATPEDVLASLVSVGFEEEDIHRFELSGPIVVGEVLAFVEEPQSNGKTIRWCQVRVASGEGTDAEPAVRGIVCGASNFFVGDKVVVTLPGSVLPGPFPIAARKTYGHVSDGMIASAKELGLGQEHSGILRLVEIGVDAPVGSDAIALLGLDDEAVEINVTPDRGYALSIRGVAREYSHATGATFRDPADRPWDEVDPGEGFSITVDDANPIRGRVGASEFVARLVRDVDAAKPTPPWMITRLALAGVRPLGILIDITNYVMLELGNPIHGYDYDALRGGITVRRARAGEKLETLDGQVRTLSTEDLLITDESGPIGLAGVMGGATTEMGSATRTVLIEAATFDPVSIARTARRHKLPSEASRRFERGVDPAIPFVAARRVADLMVQLAGGTLDTAFGGALRAGHEQPAIELPRGFVSGLIGVDYTVDQIVEALRLIGCDIQDADSDASAPWLVFPPSWRPDLTDRWTLAEEVARIHGLDQVPSVLPTPPSGRGLTAAQRARRRVSNALAAAGYVETPSFPFATAESNDLHGSADGRRLPSIKLANPLDGQLPYLRRSLIPGLLQVAHRNLSRGLVDLALFETGVVFVPADGVEYGTPFVPPLGVRPDAATLAALDASIPSQPRHVAILLTGMRVSKQPGQAAEAADLADVIDAVRTVAAAAGVEVTIDQTRRAALHPGRAGTVRVGEVAVGYVGELLPSVAADADLPGRVVVAELDLDLMLSLAGERVVAASLSGFPAATQDVSLVVSATVPAAEVEAALVSGAGDLLEAVRLVDDYRGSGVAEGTKSLTFALRFRAPDRTLTAAEATEAKLAGVAVAEDRFQAHIRE
- the priA gene encoding bifunctional 1-(5-phosphoribosyl)-5-((5-phosphoribosylamino)methylideneamino)imidazole-4-carboxamide isomerase/phosphoribosylanthranilate isomerase PriA, which gives rise to MNDFASTPELILLPAVDVADGKAVRLTQGAAGSETSYGDPVEAAVDWARQGAQWIHLVDLDAAFGRGSNVGVIRKVIKQVKGVHVEVSGGIRDDRSLELAIEYGAERVNLGTAALENPEWAADVIGRYGELVAVGLDVRGTTLAARGWTQEGGDLWAVLDRLEDAGCSRYVVTDVTKDGTLRGPNLDLLREVTTRTPKPVIASGGVATLDDIAALRELVPLGVEGAIVGKALYSGAFTLAEALDVAGG
- the rplT gene encoding 50S ribosomal protein L20, producing MARVKRAVNAHKKRRVILERASGYRGQRSRLYRKAKEQVTHSLVYAYRDRRKRKGDFRRLWIQRINAASRQNGLTYNRFIQGLNLAGVQVDRRMLAELAVNEPAVFASLVDTAKKALPSDVNAPKSA
- a CDS encoding TrmH family RNA methyltransferase; the encoded protein is MLENPRSPRVRAVAKLSKRSARHETGLFLLEGPQSVREALTYRPDALVELYATPAALDRHTDIRDAARTAGLDPDLASEAVLDAMADTVTPQGIIAVARQTPSTVAEVFAALPRLVAICEQVRDPGNLGTIIRAADAAGADAVVLTGKSVDPYNPKVVRSTTGSLFHLPIAVGVELSEAVERAHAAGVRVVAADVDGTDFLASRDVLAEPTAWLFGNEARGLEEDALSHADLSLRLPIYGKAESLNLATAASVCLYETAFAQRSIRVGSLG